From bacterium, one genomic window encodes:
- the fusA gene encoding elongation factor G: MGRPVPLEMTRNFGIMAHIDAGKTTTTERILFYSGKTHKIGEVHDGTTEMDWMVQEKERGITITSAATTCSWRNHRLNLIDTPGHVDFTIEVERSLRVLDGAVAVFCAVGGVEPQSETVWRQADKYNVPRIAFINKMDRRGSDFWNCIKEMREKLGANAHAIQIPVGKEDEFTGAIDLVKMKKIAWADDDSGKGFIIEDIPEDLKEEALKNRDKLIEAISEIDEGLMEKYVEGAPITDNELSNAIRKATVEIKVFPVLCGASLKNKGVQALLDAIVDYLPSPLDIPPVKGKDTSTDNEIERVADEDEPFSALAFKIMTDPYVGRLTYFRIYSGKLSAGSYVYNSRAEKRERIGRLLQMHANKRQEIEECYAGDIVASVGLKYTTTGDTLCSEDKPVVLEAMVFPEPVISIAIEPKTKIDQKKLGESLYKLAEEDPTFKISVNEETGQTIISGMGELHLEILVDRLLREFNVAANVGKPQVAYRETIKKEAEDEGKYIRQTGGRGQYGHVVLKIEPISTKEKRLEFVNKIVGGAIPKEYITPIEKGIQEAMDGGVLAGYPVVGIRATLLDGSYHDVDSSEIAFKIAGSLAFKNCAKKASPVLMEPIMEIEIVTPEEFMGDVIGDLNSRRGKIEGVSIKANAQIIKGSVPLSSVFGYATTLRSLTQGRATYTMQFSHYADLPKPIADQLIEKVQGAK; encoded by the coding sequence ATGGGACGACCCGTCCCCTTGGAAATGACAAGAAATTTCGGTATCATGGCGCACATTGATGCCGGGAAAACAACAACAACAGAACGGATTTTATTTTATTCTGGAAAAACACATAAGATAGGTGAAGTTCATGACGGTACGACTGAAATGGATTGGATGGTCCAGGAAAAAGAGCGGGGAATAACAATCACTTCAGCCGCGACTACCTGTAGCTGGAGAAACCACCGGTTAAATCTAATTGATACCCCTGGCCACGTGGATTTTACGATAGAAGTTGAACGTTCTTTGAGGGTTTTAGACGGTGCAGTTGCAGTATTTTGCGCGGTAGGAGGTGTTGAACCTCAATCAGAGACGGTATGGCGGCAGGCTGACAAGTATAATGTCCCAAGGATAGCATTTATTAACAAAATGGATCGCAGGGGATCGGATTTCTGGAATTGCATTAAAGAAATGAGGGAAAAATTAGGAGCAAATGCACATGCAATTCAGATACCGGTTGGAAAAGAAGATGAATTTACCGGTGCTATAGATTTGGTCAAAATGAAAAAAATAGCATGGGCAGATGATGACAGCGGAAAGGGTTTTATTATAGAGGATATCCCGGAAGATTTAAAGGAAGAAGCTTTGAAAAACAGGGATAAGCTTATTGAAGCTATCAGCGAAATAGATGAAGGGTTAATGGAAAAATATGTTGAAGGTGCTCCTATTACAGATAATGAATTGAGTAATGCAATAAGGAAAGCCACTGTTGAAATTAAGGTTTTTCCGGTTTTGTGCGGGGCTTCTTTAAAAAATAAAGGTGTTCAGGCGCTTTTGGACGCAATTGTAGATTATCTTCCAAGCCCATTGGATATACCGCCAGTGAAAGGGAAAGACACTTCCACAGATAATGAAATTGAAAGGGTTGCAGATGAAGATGAACCTTTCAGTGCCCTGGCATTCAAGATAATGACAGACCCCTATGTAGGAAGGTTGACTTATTTTCGTATCTATTCCGGGAAATTAAGTGCAGGGTCTTATGTGTATAATTCGAGGGCCGAAAAAAGAGAACGGATTGGCCGTTTATTGCAGATGCATGCAAATAAAAGGCAGGAAATAGAAGAATGTTATGCGGGAGACATTGTTGCTTCGGTAGGGCTGAAATATACAACGACCGGAGATACATTATGTTCGGAAGATAAACCTGTGGTTTTGGAAGCTATGGTTTTTCCCGAACCTGTTATTTCGATTGCTATTGAACCAAAAACGAAGATTGACCAGAAAAAACTGGGAGAATCTCTATATAAATTAGCGGAAGAAGATCCGACTTTTAAAATCAGTGTAAACGAAGAAACAGGGCAGACAATTATTTCCGGGATGGGTGAATTGCATCTTGAAATTTTGGTTGACAGGTTGCTTCGGGAATTTAATGTAGCGGCAAATGTGGGGAAACCACAGGTGGCCTATAGAGAAACAATTAAGAAAGAGGCTGAAGATGAAGGTAAGTATATCAGGCAGACAGGAGGCCGCGGCCAATACGGACATGTAGTTTTAAAAATAGAACCGATAAGCACAAAAGAAAAGCGGCTTGAGTTTGTAAATAAAATTGTAGGCGGCGCGATACCGAAAGAGTATATAACACCAATTGAAAAAGGTATTCAGGAAGCAATGGATGGCGGTGTTTTGGCTGGTTATCCGGTAGTCGGTATCCGGGCTACACTTCTTGACGGATCTTATCATGATGTAGATTCTTCCGAAATAGCCTTTAAAATAGCCGGCTCATTGGCGTTTAAAAATTGTGCTAAAAAAGCGTCACCGGTTTTAATGGAACCGATTATGGAAATTGAAATAGTTACACCGGAAGAATTTATGGGAGATGTTATTGGTGACCTTAACAGCCGCAGGGGAAAAATAGAAGGGGTTTCAATTAAAGCAAACGCGCAAATAATAAAAGGCAGCGTTCCCTTATCGTCAGTTTTTGGTTATGCGACTACTTTAAGGTCTCTTACGCAGGGCAGGGCCACTTATACTATGCAGTTCTCGCACTACGCAGATTTACCAAAACCAATTGCGGATCAGTTGATAGAAAAAGTGCAAGGGGCAAAATAA
- the tuf gene encoding elongation factor Tu — MAKEKFERKKPHVNIGTIGHVDHGKTTLTSSITKVLSKSGLAQARNYDEIDNAPEEKERGVTINVHHTEYETANRHYAHVDCPGHADYIKNMITGAAQMDGGILVVSAADGPMPQTREHILLARQVGLPAIVVFLNKIDMVDDKELLDLVELEVRELLSAYNFPGEEIPVIKGSAYKAMECACGKRECQWCGKIYELMDAVDKYIPLPSRDVDKPFLMSVEDVFTITGRGTVATGRVERGIVKVGEEVEIVGIKDTKKTVVTGIEMFRKLLDEGRAGDNIGALLRGVEKNDVERGQVLAKPGSITPHKKFKAEVYILTKEEGGRHTPFFNGYRPQFYLRTTDVTGMTKLPEGVEMVMPGDNVTMEVELISKIAMEKGLKFAIREGGRTIGAGVIAEILE; from the coding sequence ATGGCTAAGGAAAAATTTGAGAGGAAGAAGCCGCATGTAAATATAGGGACAATAGGGCATGTAGATCATGGAAAGACGACGTTAACGAGCTCGATAACGAAGGTATTATCAAAGAGCGGTTTAGCGCAGGCAAGGAACTATGATGAAATAGACAACGCACCGGAAGAGAAGGAAAGAGGAGTAACAATCAATGTGCATCACACGGAATATGAGACAGCGAACCGGCATTACGCGCATGTAGACTGTCCCGGTCACGCGGATTATATAAAGAATATGATAACGGGGGCGGCGCAGATGGACGGAGGGATACTGGTGGTAAGCGCGGCAGACGGGCCTATGCCGCAGACAAGGGAACATATACTGTTGGCAAGGCAGGTAGGGCTGCCTGCGATAGTGGTATTTTTGAATAAGATAGACATGGTAGATGATAAAGAGCTTTTGGATTTGGTGGAGTTGGAAGTAAGGGAATTATTGAGCGCGTATAATTTTCCCGGGGAGGAGATACCTGTAATAAAAGGGAGCGCGTATAAGGCGATGGAATGCGCATGCGGGAAGAGAGAATGCCAGTGGTGCGGGAAGATATATGAGTTAATGGACGCGGTGGACAAATATATACCATTGCCGTCAAGGGACGTTGACAAGCCGTTTTTGATGTCAGTAGAGGATGTGTTTACGATAACTGGACGTGGGACGGTAGCGACAGGGAGAGTGGAGAGGGGGATAGTAAAGGTAGGGGAAGAAGTGGAAATAGTCGGGATAAAGGACACGAAGAAGACGGTAGTGACTGGGATAGAGATGTTCCGCAAACTGCTGGATGAAGGAAGGGCGGGTGACAACATAGGCGCGTTGTTAAGAGGCGTGGAGAAGAATGATGTGGAAAGGGGCCAGGTATTGGCGAAGCCCGGGAGTATAACGCCGCACAAGAAATTTAAAGCAGAGGTGTATATATTGACAAAGGAAGAAGGAGGGCGTCACACGCCGTTTTTCAACGGGTACCGTCCGCAGTTTTATTTAAGGACGACGGATGTAACAGGAATGACGAAACTTCCGGAAGGTGTGGAGATGGTGATGCCTGGAGACAATGTAACAATGGAAGTGGAGTTAATATCAAAGATAGCAATGGAAAAAGGGTTAAAATTCGCGATACGCGAGGGCGGCCGGACGATAGGTGCCGGGGTCATCGCGGAGATACTGGAGTAA
- the rpsJ gene encoding 30S ribosomal protein S10, with amino-acid sequence MAEKIRIKLKAFDHRLLDQSVKEIVKTVKKTGARISGPVPMPTEINRWTVLRSPHVDKKSREQFEMRTHKRVIDILEPNPQTVDALMKLDLATGVDVEIKS; translated from the coding sequence ATGGCTGAAAAGATAAGAATAAAATTAAAAGCATTTGACCATCGCCTGCTGGATCAGTCAGTAAAGGAAATTGTAAAAACGGTTAAGAAAACCGGCGCCAGAATTTCAGGGCCTGTACCAATGCCGACTGAGATTAATCGTTGGACTGTTTTACGTTCGCCTCATGTTGACAAGAAAAGCAGGGAGCAGTTTGAGATGCGGACACATAAACGGGTGATTGATATTCTTGAGCCGAATCCTCAAACAGTGGATGCATTAATGAAATTAGATTTAGCAACTGGTGTGGATGTTGAAATTAAATCATAA
- the rplC gene encoding 50S ribosomal protein L3, with protein MSLGLLGKKLGMTQIFDKDGKITGVTVIEAGPCYVIKNKTEEKDGYRAVQIGYKPVKESKLNKPELGHLKKNGVQPLKYLHEFVLNKDETAETGSQLKIDTLFKSGDFVDIIGKSRGKGFAGGVKRYGFKGGKASRGSMFHRAPGSIGANTFPGRVWKGKRLPGHMGDAKVTSIGLYVAQVDPGNNFLMVKGAVAGAPGGLVVVEKSKRNKRVKVTQKVAEEKKGKKPSVKK; from the coding sequence ATGTCATTAGGTCTATTAGGTAAAAAATTGGGTATGACCCAAATTTTTGATAAAGACGGGAAAATAACCGGCGTAACGGTAATTGAAGCCGGGCCATGTTATGTGATTAAAAATAAAACTGAAGAAAAAGACGGGTACAGGGCTGTTCAAATTGGATATAAACCTGTAAAAGAGTCAAAATTAAATAAACCGGAACTTGGACATTTAAAAAAGAACGGCGTTCAGCCTTTAAAATATTTGCATGAATTTGTTTTGAATAAGGACGAAACAGCGGAAACCGGCAGCCAGTTAAAAATTGATACTTTATTTAAAAGCGGTGATTTTGTTGATATTATAGGAAAATCCCGCGGGAAAGGTTTTGCCGGCGGTGTTAAACGATATGGTTTTAAAGGAGGTAAGGCAAGCAGGGGGTCTATGTTTCACCGCGCACCCGGGTCGATAGGCGCAAATACTTTTCCCGGCCGCGTATGGAAAGGAAAAAGACTGCCGGGACATATGGGTGATGCTAAAGTAACAAGCATAGGATTATATGTGGCCCAGGTAGACCCGGGAAACAATTTCCTGATGGTAAAGGGAGCAGTTGCGGGTGCACCGGGAGGTTTGGTTGTGGTTGAGAAGAGCAAGCGGAATAAACGTGTAAAAGTTACCCAAAAAGTTGCTGAGGAAAAGAAAGGCAAGAAACCATCTGTCAAAAAATAA
- the rplD gene encoding 50S ribosomal protein L4 — translation MEKINILNQSGKQVGELKLKEDVFTGNVNRAVLADSVRAHLNNRRRGTSSTKERGAVSGGGLKPWKQKGTGRARVGSIRSPLWRGGAIIFGPHPRSWSFQLPRKVKKIAIKSALTDKFISDKIKVLDDINFESSKTKLGLELLKNLNVSGKILFILPDRNGSVVKSLRNIRGVNIIFTDSISVYDILGCDEIITTAKALKKIEELLE, via the coding sequence ATGGAAAAAATTAATATTTTAAATCAAAGCGGTAAACAGGTCGGGGAGCTGAAATTAAAAGAAGATGTTTTTACCGGCAATGTTAATAGAGCAGTTTTGGCTGATTCGGTCAGGGCTCATCTTAATAACAGGCGGCGTGGAACATCCAGTACTAAAGAGCGGGGAGCTGTGAGCGGCGGAGGTCTTAAACCGTGGAAACAGAAGGGAACCGGTCGTGCGCGGGTTGGAAGCATTCGTTCTCCCCTTTGGCGCGGCGGAGCGATTATTTTTGGGCCGCATCCGCGTTCCTGGAGTTTCCAACTGCCCAGGAAGGTGAAAAAAATTGCGATAAAATCGGCATTGACAGATAAGTTTATTAGTGATAAAATAAAAGTTTTAGACGATATAAACTTTGAGAGTTCGAAAACCAAATTAGGATTGGAGTTATTAAAAAATCTTAACGTTTCTGGCAAGATACTTTTCATCCTGCCTGATAGAAACGGAAGTGTAGTAAAATCTTTGCGTAATATCAGGGGAGTGAATATAATTTTTACTGATTCAATTTCGGTTTATGATATTTTAGGCTGTGATGAAATTATTACCACGGCGAAAGCATTGAAAAAAATAGAGGAGCTTTTAGAATGA
- the rplW gene encoding 50S ribosomal protein L23, producing the protein MPQSIIFRPIITERATLMRDKDNKYLFEIAPEANKKEVKAAIEELFKVKVKRVNMMNVMGKFRRVRGKIGKKSDWKKALVTLKEGNKIDIVGV; encoded by the coding sequence ATTCCACAATCGATAATTTTCCGGCCTATTATTACTGAAAGAGCTACTTTAATGCGGGATAAAGACAATAAATATTTGTTTGAAATAGCGCCAGAGGCTAATAAGAAAGAAGTAAAGGCTGCGATTGAAGAACTTTTTAAGGTTAAAGTAAAAAGAGTTAATATGATGAATGTTATGGGTAAATTTCGCAGGGTAAGAGGAAAAATCGGGAAAAAATCAGATTGGAAAAAAGCGCTTGTCACTTTAAAAGAAGGAAATAAAATAGACATTGTTGGAGTATAA